A genomic segment from Verrucomicrobiia bacterium encodes:
- a CDS encoding sensor histidine kinase, which produces MGHRVPKLPEPNIQRTLAAGFLLVILLLGVAALLAVGHNRRIRATATQMTHDQLGIARLVHDVQLEETAMARLLRQLMEQDVSPEAQAGLLEQLDHTRLQIAQRLQDEHNSPHHDLWKELDDQVRLFTEAAHRSFSGGLPSTPGAVQPLLEHHDRMRRLVDRIIHASSRRLTEMERDIERQSKSLGDRATWLLGLGLGLSVICALVTIGFVNRTIRVMHWQTGELNRVSRHMLQTQEEAARRFSHELHDELGQSLAALRASLIPERHQYLEAVRGDCLALVDESIRNVRELSQLLRPVILDDLGLQASLRWLASRSSERMNIEVVCHSNTERRFPEEVETHLFRICQEAMTNIARHSGATRAVLRLHEGPDRLLLVIEDDGRGLRAESRETATSVGVGMTSMRARARMLGGELEVEDLKPQGLRIRVEVPPVPEPGSLGGPG; this is translated from the coding sequence GTGGGCCATCGAGTTCCGAAACTCCCGGAGCCAAACATCCAGCGGACGCTCGCGGCGGGATTTCTGCTCGTCATCCTCCTGCTCGGGGTCGCTGCCCTGCTCGCCGTCGGGCACAACCGGCGCATCCGTGCGACGGCAACCCAGATGACCCACGATCAACTGGGCATCGCGCGTCTGGTTCATGATGTCCAACTGGAGGAGACCGCTATGGCGAGACTGCTGCGACAGCTGATGGAGCAGGATGTATCCCCGGAGGCGCAGGCCGGTCTCCTCGAACAACTGGATCATACCCGGCTTCAGATTGCCCAACGCCTCCAGGACGAGCACAACTCGCCCCACCACGACTTGTGGAAGGAGCTGGACGACCAGGTCCGTCTGTTCACCGAGGCAGCCCACCGGTCCTTCAGCGGCGGTCTGCCGAGCACGCCCGGGGCGGTGCAACCGCTCCTTGAGCATCATGACCGGATGCGGCGGCTCGTGGACCGGATCATCCATGCCAGCTCGCGCCGGCTGACGGAAATGGAGCGCGACATTGAGCGGCAGTCCAAGAGCCTGGGCGATCGGGCGACCTGGCTGTTGGGACTGGGGCTTGGCCTGTCGGTGATCTGCGCCCTAGTGACGATCGGCTTTGTAAACCGCACGATCCGGGTGATGCACTGGCAAACCGGCGAGTTGAACCGCGTTTCACGGCACATGCTTCAGACCCAGGAGGAGGCCGCCCGGAGGTTCTCGCACGAACTGCACGACGAGCTGGGCCAATCCCTCGCGGCCCTGCGGGCCAGCCTGATCCCGGAACGCCATCAATACCTGGAGGCGGTGCGCGGCGATTGTCTCGCGCTGGTGGATGAATCCATTCGCAACGTGCGGGAGCTCTCCCAGCTGCTGCGGCCGGTGATTCTCGACGACCTCGGGCTTCAGGCCAGCCTGCGATGGCTGGCTTCGAGGTCCTCCGAGCGCATGAACATCGAGGTCGTGTGCCATTCCAACACGGAGCGCCGGTTCCCTGAGGAGGTGGAGACCCACCTGTTCCGGATCTGCCAGGAAGCCATGACCAACATCGCCCGCCATTCGGGAGCCACCCGCGCCGTCCTGCGACTGCATGAAGGGCCCGACCGATTGCTGCTGGTCATCGAGGACGACGGTCGCGGCCTGCGGGCGGAATCCCGGGAGACGGCGACGTCCGTGGGGGTGGGCATGACCAGCATGCGCGCCCGGGCACGAATGCTCGGCGGTGAACTCGAAGTGGAAGACCTGAAACCTCAGGGGCTCAGGATCCGGGTGGAAGTGCCACCCGTCCCGGAACCGGGATCCCTTGGGGGACCGGGGTGA
- a CDS encoding efflux RND transporter periplasmic adaptor subunit, whose protein sequence is MKTRGPVQWSLILGGGVVAGLLFAGCQQHESVADHAPEAEASKLVVTRPLKRDTVVMRDFVCRIHSSQNIEVRALERGYLQSVEVSEGQFVHQGQRMFKILPLLHEAELKRAEAEAQAAAVEFDNTRQLAEKKVVSESELAITRARMEKAQAEVSLARAHLEFTDVRAPFDGLVDRLRVRTGSLIAEGDLLTTLSDNRTMWVYFNLPEADYLEYASQPQPDDRKVVDLIMANGNVFGHPGRISTIEAEFNAETGTIPFRADFLNPEGLLRHGATGSIRMKKLLPGAVLVPQKAVHDVLDHHYVMVVGTDGALTQQRIRVTDELEDFFVVGAGVTENDTIVIEGGRPPTGAARVEPEFVPPETAFQNLKLRAE, encoded by the coding sequence ATGAAGACACGAGGTCCCGTTCAATGGTCCCTGATTCTGGGAGGAGGCGTTGTCGCCGGCCTCCTGTTCGCCGGATGCCAGCAACACGAATCGGTTGCGGATCATGCACCGGAGGCCGAGGCGTCGAAGTTGGTCGTCACCCGGCCCCTGAAGCGGGATACGGTGGTGATGCGGGACTTCGTTTGCCGAATCCACTCCTCCCAGAACATTGAAGTCCGGGCGCTGGAGCGGGGGTATCTGCAATCGGTGGAGGTCTCGGAGGGACAGTTCGTCCATCAGGGGCAACGGATGTTCAAGATCCTCCCGCTGCTCCATGAGGCGGAACTGAAGCGGGCGGAGGCCGAAGCCCAGGCGGCCGCCGTGGAATTCGACAACACGCGCCAGCTCGCCGAAAAGAAGGTGGTCTCTGAATCCGAGCTGGCCATCACCCGCGCCCGGATGGAGAAGGCTCAGGCCGAGGTCAGCCTCGCACGGGCCCACCTGGAATTCACCGATGTCCGGGCCCCCTTCGACGGTCTGGTGGACCGCCTCCGGGTCCGGACCGGGAGTCTCATCGCCGAGGGGGATCTCCTCACGACCCTCTCGGACAACCGGACCATGTGGGTGTACTTCAACCTCCCGGAAGCCGACTACCTCGAGTATGCCTCCCAGCCGCAGCCGGACGATCGCAAGGTGGTGGACCTGATCATGGCCAACGGAAACGTCTTTGGCCACCCGGGCCGAATCTCGACGATCGAAGCCGAATTCAACGCCGAGACCGGCACCATCCCCTTCCGCGCCGACTTCCTGAATCCGGAGGGATTGCTCCGGCATGGGGCGACCGGAAGCATCCGCATGAAGAAACTCCTGCCCGGGGCGGTGCTGGTGCCCCAGAAGGCAGTCCATGACGTCCTCGATCACCACTACGTGATGGTGGTCGGAACGGACGGCGCGCTGACCCAGCAGCGGATCCGGGTCACGGACGAACTCGAGGACTTCTTCGTCGTGGGCGCCGGTGTGACTGAAAACGACACGATCGTGATTGAGGGCGGCCGCCCGCCGACCGGTGCCGCGCGGGTTGAGCCCGAGTTCGTCCCGCCGGAAACGGCATTCCAGAACCTCAAACTCCGCGCGGAGTAG
- a CDS encoding delta-60 repeat domain-containing protein, whose protein sequence is MTRSAGFEAGVLVTTVQPLGDGRLVVGGQFDIVNGKPRKGLAILRSDGSLDEGFDARLATSAEVRSVRVEPGGRILVGGSHLLADEARGVPEGSRNLVRLTREGRPDPDFNSDAGPVEALVDAEAGGQWWPTIWSRG, encoded by the coding sequence TTGACCCGCTCCGCGGGCTTCGAAGCCGGCGTCCTGGTGACGACCGTTCAACCCCTGGGAGACGGGAGGCTCGTCGTGGGTGGCCAATTCGACATCGTGAATGGGAAGCCCCGAAAGGGGCTGGCCATCCTCCGGAGCGATGGTTCCCTGGACGAGGGCTTCGACGCCCGCCTTGCCACCTCAGCGGAGGTCCGTTCGGTGCGGGTCGAGCCGGGAGGGCGAATCCTGGTGGGCGGAAGCCATCTGTTGGCGGATGAGGCGCGTGGCGTTCCGGAGGGTTCGCGGAACCTGGTCCGATTGACACGGGAAGGCCGACCGGATCCAGACTTCAACAGTGATGCCGGCCCGGTGGAGGCTCTTGTGGACGCCGAAGCGGGGGGGCAGTGGTGGCCCACGATCTGGTCCCGCGGCTGA
- a CDS encoding efflux transporter outer membrane subunit — translation MKPSLPNLLKRCREILLAAACAVAAGCLTPDPAPLPDRTPLLPESFPGTAEMRQKEIPGWRDFFRDAALDELISTALTNNQEIQILLQEVAASRAEVGARKGALFPFVTLGGGAGAEKASRNTVQGAVENDVEIQPGTPNPEFLPNYAAAAEFEWEVDIWRRLRNERDAAVQRYLATREGRSFAVTHLVSELAASYYELVSLDALLGIVERMLEIQEQALESIRQKKAAGRVTELAVRRFEAEVLKNRGRLFQLRQRIVETENRINGLAGRYPQPVRRSSGGLDPAVLAPLQAGIPSDLLRNRPDVRKAELELIAAGLDVKAAGARFYPALSVSALVGLESFTFGSPIFAKENMVYGAAANLVGPLINRSAIRAAFQGASANQVAAVYRYQQSVLKAYVEVVNELSRIRNVEQEYELKLGQAEALTDSVTLSSSLFSAARADYTEVLLTQREALEARMELVELQWARLTAGINAYRALGGGAVETRAGRPAAPVVANTASTAPR, via the coding sequence ATGAAGCCATCCCTTCCGAACCTCCTGAAGCGCTGCCGCGAGATCCTTCTCGCCGCCGCCTGTGCCGTCGCCGCGGGTTGCCTCACCCCGGATCCGGCCCCCCTGCCGGACAGGACCCCGCTGCTCCCGGAATCCTTTCCTGGCACGGCGGAAATGCGCCAGAAGGAGATTCCCGGCTGGCGTGACTTTTTCCGGGACGCCGCATTGGACGAGCTGATTTCGACGGCGCTCACCAACAACCAGGAGATCCAGATCCTGCTCCAGGAGGTGGCCGCGTCCCGGGCCGAGGTCGGGGCCCGCAAGGGCGCCCTGTTCCCGTTTGTCACCCTGGGCGGCGGCGCCGGCGCCGAGAAGGCTTCACGCAACACCGTGCAGGGAGCGGTCGAGAATGATGTGGAGATCCAGCCGGGGACGCCCAATCCGGAGTTTCTTCCCAACTACGCCGCTGCAGCCGAGTTTGAATGGGAGGTGGACATCTGGAGAAGGCTCCGCAACGAGCGGGACGCGGCGGTCCAGCGCTATCTCGCCACCCGCGAGGGGCGGAGCTTTGCGGTCACGCACCTCGTATCCGAGCTGGCGGCCTCCTATTACGAGCTCGTCTCCCTTGATGCGCTGCTGGGCATCGTTGAGCGCATGCTCGAAATCCAGGAACAGGCACTGGAATCCATCCGCCAGAAGAAGGCGGCAGGCCGGGTCACCGAACTGGCCGTGCGACGGTTCGAGGCGGAAGTGCTCAAGAACCGGGGCCGGCTCTTCCAATTGAGGCAGCGGATCGTCGAGACCGAGAACAGGATCAACGGCCTCGCAGGCCGCTATCCACAACCCGTCCGCCGCAGCTCCGGCGGCCTCGACCCGGCGGTGCTGGCCCCGCTGCAGGCGGGGATTCCGTCCGATCTCCTGCGGAACCGGCCGGACGTCCGGAAAGCCGAATTGGAGTTGATCGCTGCGGGACTCGATGTGAAGGCGGCCGGAGCGCGCTTCTATCCGGCACTCAGCGTGTCGGCGCTGGTCGGACTCGAGTCGTTCACGTTCGGCTCGCCGATCTTCGCCAAGGAGAACATGGTCTACGGAGCCGCGGCCAACCTCGTGGGTCCCCTCATCAATCGCAGCGCCATCCGGGCCGCATTCCAGGGCGCCTCGGCCAACCAGGTCGCGGCGGTCTACCGCTACCAGCAGAGCGTCCTGAAGGCCTACGTGGAGGTGGTCAACGAATTGTCCCGCATCCGGAATGTTGAGCAGGAATATGAACTCAAACTCGGGCAGGCGGAAGCCCTCACGGACTCCGTGACCCTTTCCTCGTCCCTCTTCAGCGCCGCCCGCGCGGATTACACCGAGGTCCTCCTGACCCAGCGGGAAGCCCTCGAGGCACGCATGGAACTGGTGGAACTTCAGTGGGCACGGCTGACGGCCGGCATCAATGCCTACAGGGCCCTCGGCGGCGGGGCGGTTGAAACGAGGGCCGGCCGGCCCGCCGCGCCGGTGGTGGCCAACACAGCCTCAACGGCCCCGAGATGA
- a CDS encoding response regulator transcription factor, which produces MSSIQTHRIRILLVDDHAVVRNGFRMILTAQRDLEVVGEASNGRQAIELTSALNPNLVVMDIAMPGLNGIEATRQIVRGHPLIRVLALSMQKDAVYVRETLRAGAKGYLLKDSGEQEFLAAVRAVAQGHGWLSPAVSDAVIEDYRRHVTDPVDLLSPREREVLQMIAESRTNKEIATALRLSVYTVEAHRGRIMEKLNLHSVAELVRFALRKGLIH; this is translated from the coding sequence ATGTCCTCAATCCAGACCCACCGGATCCGGATCCTGCTGGTCGATGACCATGCCGTAGTCCGGAACGGTTTTCGCATGATCCTCACGGCGCAGCGTGATCTCGAGGTGGTCGGTGAGGCCTCGAACGGCCGGCAGGCCATCGAGTTGACCTCCGCGTTGAACCCCAATCTGGTGGTCATGGACATCGCGATGCCGGGGCTCAACGGGATCGAGGCCACCCGCCAGATCGTCCGCGGCCATCCCCTGATCCGGGTCCTCGCGCTTTCGATGCAGAAGGACGCCGTCTACGTCCGGGAGACCCTTCGGGCCGGGGCCAAGGGATACCTGCTGAAGGACAGCGGGGAACAGGAGTTCCTGGCGGCGGTCCGCGCCGTGGCCCAGGGCCATGGGTGGCTGAGCCCCGCGGTCAGTGACGCCGTGATCGAGGATTACCGGCGCCACGTGACGGACCCGGTGGATCTGCTCTCGCCCCGCGAACGCGAAGTGCTCCAGATGATTGCCGAGAGCAGGACCAACAAGGAGATTGCCACGGCGCTGAGGCTGAGCGTGTACACCGTTGAGGCCCACCGGGGGCGGATCATGGAGAAGCTCAACCTGCATTCCGTCGCCGAACTGGTGCGGTTCGCGCTGCGCAAGGGGTTGATTCACTAG
- a CDS encoding efflux RND transporter permease subunit, producing the protein MFTRILRRPALAIVISLLILFLGGLSIATMPVSQFPEVAPVVVMVTLDYPGASAKVLEESCLIPLERSINGVPNMKYMTSDATSAGEATIQVVFNMGTDPNQATVNVMNRVNQVMSRLPPLVQREGVLVNNLTPNMLMYVNLYSTDKNADMQFLFNYAYINLIPELSRIPGVGSAKILGTRQYAMRIWLNLERMRAYNVSTEEVMKALADQSVIGSPGRLGRADSKTSQSLEYVLTYVGRFNEVDQYENVILRATDQGELLRLKDIATVELGSEFYDLYSDLDGRPSAAIVIKQSIGSNAHDVIKQVKARLAEFREKSLPPGMDYRISYDVSTFLDASFEKVIHTLIEAFLLVALVVFAFLGDLRSTLIPALAIPVSLIGTFFLMKLFGVAINLITLFALVLAIGIVVDNAIVVVEAVHAKMHGTGHSSYRATQLVMHEIGGAVIAITLVMTAVFVPVTFMSGPVGVFYREFSITMAVAIVLSGVMALTLTPVLCGMLLRAPGHGTTPRGPVAWLLQQFNRRFEQVTNGYVALLRRIASRWILTAVGLAAALVAIQQIGSRLPAGFIPAEDQGMIYAILQTPPGSTLERTFAKSTELQKIANEIEGVESVSSLAGYEVLTEGRGSNAGTCLINLQHWSRRRQTAAQIIAELENRCRAISGATIEFYEPPAVPGYGAAGGFSLRLLDKSATGDYDRLQKVNQEFMEALGKRKELRGLFTFFSANYPQIELVVDNQAAMQKGVSIGKAMENLSILIGSTYEQGFIKFGQFFKLYVQADPKFRRLPKDLNDLYLSNEKGEMVPYSAFVTLKHRQGLNEITRYNAYPAPTIQGAPAPGFSSGDAIRAIQEVAATTLPRGYDIGWAGLSFDEVQRGHEAVYIFLIVLLFVYLVLVGQYESFFLPLAVILSLPVGVMGSFLMLKAMGLDNDIYAQVGLIMLVGLLGKNAILIVEFAAQRHSEGAPVLEAAIEGARARFRPILMTSFAFIAGMIPLLRASGAGAIASRTIGASAAGGMLLGTVLGVLVIPGLYYVFASLSGRRKLLPDEDELPLSEIPERE; encoded by the coding sequence ATGTTCACCCGCATCCTCCGCCGACCCGCCCTGGCGATCGTCATCTCGCTCCTCATCCTCTTCCTGGGCGGCCTCTCGATCGCCACGATGCCGGTCTCCCAGTTCCCCGAGGTCGCCCCGGTGGTGGTCATGGTCACCCTCGACTACCCCGGCGCGAGCGCCAAGGTGCTCGAGGAGTCGTGCCTCATCCCCCTGGAACGTTCGATCAACGGCGTCCCCAACATGAAATACATGACCTCGGATGCCACGAGCGCCGGGGAGGCCACCATCCAGGTGGTGTTCAACATGGGGACGGATCCGAACCAGGCGACGGTCAACGTCATGAACCGGGTCAACCAGGTGATGAGCCGCCTCCCGCCGCTCGTCCAGCGCGAGGGGGTCCTCGTCAACAATCTCACCCCCAACATGCTGATGTATGTGAACCTGTATTCCACGGACAAGAATGCGGACATGCAGTTCCTCTTCAACTACGCCTACATCAACCTGATCCCCGAACTCAGCCGGATTCCGGGCGTCGGCTCCGCCAAGATCCTGGGGACCCGTCAGTACGCCATGCGGATCTGGCTGAACCTGGAGCGAATGCGCGCCTACAACGTGTCCACCGAGGAGGTGATGAAGGCGCTCGCCGACCAGAGTGTGATCGGCTCCCCGGGACGACTCGGCCGCGCCGACAGCAAGACCTCGCAGTCCCTGGAGTACGTGCTCACCTATGTCGGCCGGTTCAACGAGGTTGACCAGTATGAAAACGTCATTCTCCGCGCCACCGACCAGGGGGAGCTTCTGCGCCTCAAGGACATCGCCACGGTGGAACTCGGCAGTGAATTCTACGACCTGTATTCCGACCTTGATGGCCGTCCCTCCGCGGCCATCGTCATCAAGCAGAGCATCGGAAGCAACGCCCACGATGTCATCAAGCAGGTCAAGGCCCGGCTTGCGGAATTCAGGGAGAAGTCCCTCCCGCCGGGGATGGACTACCGGATCAGCTATGATGTCTCGACGTTCCTGGATGCCTCCTTCGAGAAGGTGATCCACACGCTGATCGAGGCCTTCCTCCTGGTGGCCCTGGTCGTTTTTGCATTTCTGGGGGACCTGCGCTCCACCTTGATCCCCGCCCTCGCCATCCCGGTGTCCTTGATCGGCACCTTCTTCCTGATGAAGCTGTTCGGGGTGGCCATCAACCTGATCACGCTGTTCGCCCTCGTCCTGGCCATCGGCATCGTGGTGGACAACGCGATCGTGGTCGTCGAGGCGGTGCATGCCAAGATGCACGGCACCGGCCATTCCTCCTACCGGGCCACCCAGCTGGTGATGCACGAGATCGGGGGCGCGGTGATCGCCATCACCCTGGTCATGACCGCGGTGTTTGTGCCCGTCACGTTCATGAGCGGGCCGGTCGGGGTGTTCTACCGGGAGTTCTCGATCACCATGGCGGTCGCCATCGTGCTGTCGGGGGTCATGGCCCTCACCCTGACGCCGGTGCTGTGCGGGATGCTCCTCCGGGCGCCCGGCCACGGGACGACCCCGCGCGGCCCGGTGGCCTGGCTTCTGCAGCAGTTCAACCGCCGGTTCGAACAGGTGACGAACGGGTACGTCGCCCTGTTGCGACGCATTGCCAGCCGCTGGATCCTCACCGCCGTCGGACTGGCGGCCGCCCTGGTCGCGATCCAGCAGATCGGAAGCCGGCTGCCCGCCGGATTCATCCCGGCGGAGGACCAGGGCATGATCTACGCCATCCTCCAGACGCCCCCCGGATCCACCCTCGAGCGCACCTTTGCCAAATCCACGGAGCTGCAGAAGATCGCGAATGAGATCGAGGGGGTCGAATCGGTGTCCTCGCTGGCCGGCTACGAGGTCCTGACGGAGGGACGCGGCTCCAATGCCGGCACGTGCCTCATCAACTTGCAGCACTGGTCGCGGCGCAGGCAGACGGCGGCGCAGATCATCGCGGAGCTGGAGAATCGTTGCCGGGCGATCTCGGGCGCCACCATCGAGTTCTACGAGCCCCCCGCGGTTCCGGGCTACGGGGCCGCGGGCGGATTCTCGCTGCGCCTCCTCGACAAGTCGGCCACGGGTGACTACGACCGCCTCCAGAAGGTCAACCAGGAGTTCATGGAGGCGCTCGGGAAGCGGAAGGAACTCCGCGGCCTCTTCACGTTCTTCAGCGCCAATTATCCGCAGATCGAGCTGGTTGTGGACAACCAGGCCGCAATGCAGAAGGGGGTCTCCATCGGGAAGGCCATGGAGAACCTCTCCATCCTGATCGGCAGCACCTATGAACAGGGGTTCATCAAATTCGGACAGTTCTTCAAGCTGTATGTCCAGGCGGATCCCAAGTTCCGGCGCCTCCCGAAGGATCTCAATGATCTCTATTTGTCCAACGAGAAGGGCGAGATGGTCCCCTACTCGGCGTTCGTGACCTTGAAACACCGGCAGGGACTCAATGAGATCACCCGGTACAATGCCTATCCGGCGCCGACCATCCAGGGGGCACCGGCCCCGGGGTTCAGCAGCGGCGATGCCATCCGCGCGATCCAGGAGGTTGCCGCCACCACGTTGCCGCGAGGCTATGACATCGGGTGGGCGGGGCTGTCGTTCGATGAAGTCCAACGCGGCCATGAGGCCGTCTACATCTTCCTCATTGTCCTGCTGTTCGTGTACCTGGTGCTGGTCGGACAGTACGAGAGCTTCTTCCTGCCGCTGGCGGTCATCCTGTCCCTGCCGGTTGGGGTGATGGGCTCCTTCCTGATGCTGAAGGCCATGGGACTGGACAACGACATCTACGCCCAGGTGGGCCTCATCATGCTGGTGGGCCTGCTGGGCAAGAACGCGATCCTGATCGTGGAGTTCGCCGCCCAGCGTCACAGCGAGGGGGCCCCGGTTCTCGAGGCCGCCATCGAGGGGGCCCGGGCCCGGTTCCGCCCAATCCTGATGACCTCCTTCGCCTTCATCGCCGGGATGATCCCCCTGCTGAGGGCTTCCGGTGCGGGGGCCATTGCCAGCCGCACGATCGGAGCCTCCGCCGCGGGCGGCATGCTCCTGGGCACGGTGCTGGGAGTCCTCGTGATCCCCGGACTCTACTACGTGTTCGCCAGCCTCTCCGGACGCAGGAAGCTCCTTCCGGACGAGGATGAACTGCCGCTCAGCGAGATCCCCGAGCGCGAATGA
- a CDS encoding cryptochrome/photolyase family protein, whose product MTSPSRSLVLVLGDQLDAGSAAFDGFDPALDAVWMAEVVEESTHVWTHKARIALFLTAMRHFRDALRKRGFPVHYRALEDADNAGSLAAELIAIARRLRPQRLIVVEPGEWRVEQSLRSAAGRLGLELEIRADRHFLCSREEFAAHANGRKQLRMEFFYREMRRRTGILMDGEQPEGGAWNFDADNRASFGRNGPGEVPEAVGFPPDPITREVLVLVEKRFASHPGSLSRFDWPVTPAQAQTALQDFIRHRLAGFGKYQDAMWSSGERLAARPYLFHSRLSAAMNLKLLDPRTVLAAAGEAYRKGRAPLAGVEGFIRQILGWREFVRGIYWRFMPDYLELNVLDAQQPLPDFYWTGRTEMNCLRETIGQTLESGYAHHIQRLMVTGLFALLLGVKPQAVHEWYLAVYVDAVEWVELPNTLGMSQHGDGGLMASKPYVASGKYIERMSNYCAGCRYDPGQSTGGNACPFTTLYWDFLRRHEKFLAGNQRMRMQLNNLARLDASKRNAIQQRATQVRAACCRPTAAD is encoded by the coding sequence ATGACCTCCCCATCGCGTTCGCTGGTCCTGGTGCTCGGCGACCAGTTGGACGCAGGATCGGCTGCGTTCGACGGCTTCGACCCGGCGCTTGACGCCGTCTGGATGGCAGAGGTCGTGGAGGAATCCACGCACGTCTGGACCCACAAGGCCCGCATCGCCCTCTTCCTCACGGCCATGCGGCACTTCCGCGATGCGTTGCGTAAACGCGGCTTCCCCGTTCACTACCGGGCGCTGGAGGACGCGGACAATGCGGGTTCGCTCGCCGCGGAATTGATCGCCATCGCCAGGCGCCTGCGTCCGCAACGATTGATCGTTGTCGAACCGGGTGAGTGGCGCGTGGAGCAAAGCCTGCGGTCGGCGGCCGGTCGGCTGGGGTTGGAGCTGGAGATCCGTGCCGACCGCCATTTCCTCTGTTCCCGCGAGGAATTCGCCGCGCATGCGAACGGGCGGAAGCAACTGCGCATGGAGTTCTTCTATCGCGAAATGCGGCGCCGGACCGGCATCCTCATGGACGGCGAACAACCGGAGGGGGGCGCCTGGAACTTCGACGCGGACAACCGTGCGAGTTTCGGCCGGAACGGTCCGGGCGAGGTTCCCGAGGCCGTGGGCTTTCCGCCGGACCCGATCACGCGGGAGGTTCTGGTCCTGGTGGAAAAGCGCTTTGCCAGCCATCCCGGCAGCCTCAGCCGCTTCGACTGGCCGGTCACGCCTGCCCAGGCGCAGACCGCCTTGCAGGACTTCATCCGGCATCGCCTTGCAGGCTTTGGGAAGTATCAGGATGCCATGTGGAGTTCCGGCGAACGCCTTGCGGCACGGCCGTATCTCTTTCACTCGCGCCTCAGCGCGGCGATGAACCTGAAACTCCTCGACCCGCGCACGGTCCTCGCCGCCGCCGGAGAGGCCTATCGCAAGGGCCGCGCACCGCTGGCAGGCGTGGAGGGCTTCATTCGCCAGATTCTCGGGTGGCGGGAGTTCGTGCGCGGCATCTACTGGCGTTTCATGCCGGACTACCTCGAGTTGAACGTCCTCGACGCGCAACAGCCGCTCCCAGATTTCTACTGGACGGGGCGGACGGAAATGAACTGCCTGCGCGAAACCATCGGTCAGACGCTGGAGTCCGGCTACGCGCATCACATCCAGCGGCTCATGGTCACGGGGCTCTTCGCGCTGCTCCTCGGCGTGAAGCCGCAGGCGGTTCACGAGTGGTACCTCGCCGTTTATGTGGACGCGGTCGAGTGGGTGGAACTGCCGAACACCCTCGGCATGTCGCAGCACGGCGACGGCGGTCTGATGGCCAGCAAGCCGTATGTTGCCTCCGGGAAATACATTGAGCGCATGAGCAACTACTGCGCGGGCTGCCGGTATGATCCGGGGCAATCCACGGGCGGGAATGCCTGTCCGTTTACGACGCTCTACTGGGACTTCCTCCGGCGACACGAGAAGTTCCTCGCCGGGAATCAGCGCATGCGGATGCAGTTGAACAACCTCGCCCGCCTCGACGCATCCAAGCGAAACGCCATTCAGCAGCGGGCGACACAAGTCCGCGCCGCCTGCTGCCGCCCCACGGCAGCGGATTAG